In Magnolia sinica isolate HGM2019 chromosome 12, MsV1, whole genome shotgun sequence, a single genomic region encodes these proteins:
- the LOC131220182 gene encoding serine/arginine-rich splicing factor SC35-like, which produces MEDLYRIFSKYRKVIDVYIPTIPGSLKPRGFRFARFRYEQEAKNAKDVQNGKRIDGRAVEIRWPDLKFPKGDRYIAEVPLCRGSRETSHLRITHMLQQFNRRLSRFRGRFLTRQKRRQ; this is translated from the coding sequence ATGGAGGATCTATACCGGATCTTTAGCAAATACAGAAAGGTCATTGATGTCTACATCCCAACTATCCCTGGTTCCCTAAAACCGAGGGGTTTTCGCTTTGCTAGATTTCGATATGAGCAGGAGGCAAAGAATGCCAAGGATGTGCAAAATGGGAAAAGAATCGACGGAAGAGCTGTAGAAATCAGATGGCCAGATCTAAAGTTTCCGAAAGGGGACCGGTACATAGCCGAAGTACCTTTATGCAGGGGAAGTAGAGAGACCAGCCATCTCAGAATAACACATATGCTGCAGCAGTTCAATCGGCGGCTCAGTCGGTTTCGAGGCAGATTTCTAACGAGGCAGAAGCGAAGACAATAA
- the LOC131220184 gene encoding uncharacterized protein LOC131220184 — protein MEKVYDRVEWTFLKQVLMRFSFSSKWIGIAENCWASSWVSMLVNREASGFFKPSRGLRQGDPLSPSIFIICADVLSRGLNRHVDQGHCLPYKLKRSCPRVTHLLYADDTLLFLNGSIKSLRKTMTVLDDYQKASGVPLAVGRLKARDFQPLIDKVEGRIRGSMLKELEGRFSSFFWGWADGKRKLHWRSWETITRPKVEGGLRIQKLSEVMHAFQIKMAWTSKFQKDSNFSAVFMAAKYGMMQ, from the exons ATGGAGAAAGTGTAcgatagagtggaatggacgTTCCTCAAACAGGTCCTGATGCGGTTCAGTTTCTCCTCTAAGTGGATAGGAATTGCCGAAAATTGTTGGGCTAGTAGTTGGGTATCCATGTTGGTTAACAGGGAAGCTTCAGGATTCTTCAAGCCTTCTAGAGGGCTGAGGCAAGGGGACCCTCTTTCTCCAAGCATTTTTATCATTTGTGCAGACGTTCTTAGTAGAGGTCTCAATCGGCATGTAGATCAAGGCCATTGTTTACCGTACAAACTCAAGAGAAGCTGTCCAAGAGTTACACACCTCCTATATGCGGACGACACTTTGCTTTTTCTTAACGGGAGTATCAAATCTCTCCGCAAAACCATGACGGTTCTGGATGATTACCAGAAAGCATCTG GGGTGCCACTAGCAGTGGGAAGGCTAAAAGCAAGAGATTTTCAACCCCTCATAGACAAGGTTGAGGGGCGTATTAGGGg GAGCATGCTTAAAGAGCTAGAGGGCAGGTTCTCCAGCTTTTTCTGGGGGTGGGCTGATGGGAAAAGGAAACTCCATTGGAGAAGTTGGGAAACCATTACTAGGCCGAAGGTGGAAGGAGGACTAAGAATCCAGAAATTATCAGAAGTAATGCATGCGTTTCAGATAAAGATGGCGTGGACTTcgaaatttcaaaaggactcCAATTTTTCGGCAGTGTTCATGGCAGCAAAGTATGGTATGATGCAGTAG